The region TAGCAAGACTGTTACAGCTAAAAGGTGCTGATGTAAAAGTATTTGAAAGGGATCTTAATAAAAATGCACGTGTTCAGGGAGCTCCTCTTGATCTTCATGATGATTCCGGATTGGCAGCCATTCGTAAAGCAGATTTGTTAGAAGAATTCAAACAGAATTATCTTGTGGGAGCTGACAGAGAACTGATCGTAAATGAAAATGCAGAAATATTTTTCAGCGATCACGACTTAAAACCTGAGGAAAATTTCGGACATCAGCATTTCCGTCCGGAAATCGACCGTGGAACATTAAGAAAGATCTTATTGGAATCTTTAGAACCTGAAACCGTAGTCTGGGACAGCCATTTTATTTCTATGGAAAAGCAGAATGAAGGATGGCTTCTGCATTTCAAAAACGATACAACAGCATATGCCGATATTGTGATTGCCTGTGATGGAGCCAACTCAAAAATCCGTCCTTATATTACTGACAGTAAAGCTTTCTATACCGGTATCACGATGCTTGAAGGAAATATACTTCAGGCAAAAGAGAATGCTCCAAAAGTTAATGCTTTACTGAAAGGTGGAAAAATAATGGCTTTCGGAAACAAGAAAAATCTCCTAATGGGGCAAAAAGGAAACGGTGACATCGGCTTTTATGCAAGCTTAAAGGTTAATGAAAACTGGGCTGCAAACAGTGGATTAGACTATAATGATAAAGCTCAAATACTGGATTGGTTCAAATCTACTTATCCGGAATGGAATCCTATCTGGCTGGAATTGTTTGAAAATGCAGAAACACCGTTTATTCCACGTCCTATTTACTGTATTCCTTTTGATCAGACCTGGGAAGCTCAATCCAATGTAACCATGATCGGAGATGCAGCCCACGTAATGCCTCCTTTTGCAGGAGAAGGTGTTAATATGGCCATGCTGGATGCGTTGGAACTGAGTGAATGTTTGACATCGAATCAATACCAAACTTTACAGGAAGCCATTTCCGGATAT is a window of Candidatus Chryseobacterium colombiense DNA encoding:
- a CDS encoding NAD(P)/FAD-dependent oxidoreductase, with protein sequence MLIKDKSIAIVGGGPGGLTLARLLQLKGADVKVFERDLNKNARVQGAPLDLHDDSGLAAIRKADLLEEFKQNYLVGADRELIVNENAEIFFSDHDLKPEENFGHQHFRPEIDRGTLRKILLESLEPETVVWDSHFISMEKQNEGWLLHFKNDTTAYADIVIACDGANSKIRPYITDSKAFYTGITMLEGNILQAKENAPKVNALLKGGKIMAFGNKKNLLMGQKGNGDIGFYASLKVNENWAANSGLDYNDKAQILDWFKSTYPEWNPIWLELFENAETPFIPRPIYCIPFDQTWEAQSNVTMIGDAAHVMPPFAGEGVNMAMLDALELSECLTSNQYQTLQEAISGYETQMRKRAAIMAKESLDNGERMHAENALENMLNFFNGLHE